From the genome of Nitrospinaceae bacterium:
GACTCGGGCGTTTGCCTGGAAGATTTGTTGCGCCAATATTAATTCGACAAATTCTTCGGCGATATCGCTGTTCGATGCTTCAAGAGCCTCAGGAATAAGTCTGCCCGCGCCGAGCGTGTCCGGGTCAGTCAATAATGCCAAGCCTGACAGCGCGGATTCTTTGAAAAGGTTGTCTCCTACCGCATCAAGGGAGTCGTCTGCGGCAAACAGAGCCAAAGCGATTCTTCCAATCGATTGGGTTGATCCGTTCGTGAATGTCGCGATTATATCTCCCTTTGTGTTGATGGAAATAGCGTCAAAAGCGCCACTTTTGATACCGTCCACACGAACCAGTCTCGTTTGGAAAGCTTCGCCGGGGACGACAAATTGACCCGCTTGCCCGGTAGACGGGTCTGTACCCAAGGTCGAGGAGGAAAATTGTCCAATACCGTCATCTCCGGTGCCTCCCTCGGTGATGATCGATGAGCCGAAATTGAATGTAATGGCTTGGCCCCGCTGGAGGGGGTGTCCCACCAGAAACCTCCGGGTCAAAGTTGAATGAACCGGTCCCAGCAGTTATGACTTCACTCTCGAGCTTGCCGTCGGGGGTGTAGCGAATAAGTCCGCTGGCTACTTCTTCAAGTTTGTCATCAGCCGTGGTCCCAACCAGGTCCGATCCTTTAAGAGCTGCATGCCACTCCCATAGGTTGTCGCCCGTTTTTCGCACGAACATTTTCACCGCATGCGTTCCCCCGAGCCCGTC
Proteins encoded in this window:
- a CDS encoding flagellar hook-basal body complex protein, producing the protein MGHPLQRGQAITFNFGSSIITEGGTGDDGIGQFSSSTLGTDPSTGQAGQFVVPGEAFQTRLVRVDGIKSGAFDAISINTKGDIIATFTNGSTQSIGRIALALFAADDSLDAVGDNLFKESALSGLALLTDPDTLGAGRLIPEALEASNSDIAEEFVELILAQQIFQANARVVSVSDEILEAITRI